In Babesia microti strain RI chromosome IV, complete genome, the sequence TAAAAGCCATTTTCTCGTTCTGTTGAATCTGATCCTCGTAATAAGCGAGGATGTTTTCCTTGAAGAAATCGCCATTGGATGAGGATTGCAAGATTTTGGTTTGCGCTTCATCATGTACGGAAGACACTATAGCGAACGCTAATTGTGCAAATGGATGAGCCGAAATTGCACCTTTCCCTtgcataattatatttccATCCATGTCGAACTGCTGCACGGTGATTTTGTGGTAGTCATCTTCGTAGACGTTTATGATTCCATTGGAATCGGGAACAGAAACTTGAACGACGGCAACATGGGGAGAGACCTCCAAGTACTTGCTGCCAACTTTTGGTCTGAGTTTCAATTCCGTCTTGCGGTTGCCAGTTAACTTAAAAACTCCGTTTACGAGCTTAACATGTTCCGGTACTTGTGGATACAATATATCGATGTCGATCGGTTCCAGGAATGCTGGATAGTTATGTATATTGGGGTTAAGATTCGCTCTACCAATGTCATCGCGATAAGCTTGATTTACCACCTCGACAATTTCTTGTAATATGATCATTGAGATATTGGCTATTATTGTCTTGTACATGGTCCTAGAAAACTCAGTCATAATCCCAATATCGATATCAGAGAGAATAATACCGagaaaattaataactGATCGGCGAATTTCTTCTGACATTGAGGATGGATCCAGTACGGTTCCTTTATAAAGACATTTTCCGTTAGCGATACTAGTACTGCCCTTTTTGTTGATATCAAGTATATTGACCAATTCTTTGCACAGTGAAATAGAGTCACCCAACTTTCCATTATTCACCATTCCCATAAGGGTCAAGTTTTGGGGAGTTGAACTATCTGATGTTGATTGAGTACTAGAGTCGGAGGCGTTATCACTTGATTCGGATTTCgaaattattgatatgtATTTGTTGCTTGAGATCAAATCTTCCAGAACTAGGAGAAATTTGATCCTGCTCAGAGATGCCAATTGAGCTCTATACTCCAATAATAAAGCACTTGTATCATGACCTTCATTCGTTTGTTGGTCTTTACTATCCTCCggaaattttattgatatgaAAGAGTATAGGTATGAGGAAATTGCCTTGGACAAATCATCAAACATCGCATTGATCACATCAGCATTGGCAGTATCAACTGTATTAACACTAGTTAGTTTGGAAACAATTGATTCAAAAGTAATCTTCGGAGTTGATTTTAATATGTCAAAAATCTTTTCCAATTCGGCTGATATAGATTTCATAGTAGTTATTGCCGAATTATATGCCTCCAAAGCTTTAGATTTATTGGCACTATCAGATATGTCACCAAGTGCAAATTTGGCTCCATTAAGATCCCTTAGCGTTTCCGCAGATAGCTTGAAAAGTGACAACAACTCGGATCGTGTAGTATAGGTTGTCTTGCCGGCAGTGCTTACTGTGGTGAATTCATTACCATGATTGACGCAAGATGTAAGTGCTTGTTCCTGAGACGAAGTAACCGTGATCATTGAGATTGGCAATTGAGAGAATAGAGATAAGTCATGACCAGGAGCAATTGGTTTCAAAGTGTACCTAAATGTTGGCAGAGAGTTGATAATGGTAAATCTGCCATCAGAATACATGACTCTCCTGGATGGAATAGTGTTGGTTATGTCGACATCCAGATCCATAAATATGTTGGAGTCTACATCGGGCATTTTTACGAACAACTTGCACAACTCTGgaaatgaatttttgaaCAGCCGCAAAGTCATAGGTCTGATTATGGAGTCGTTAATTTTCTGTATAAGTTTTGATAATCCTGTATATGGGTCAGTACTGGAGTTTTTAGTGGTGTGGGTTTCACTGCAACTCGGTAATACAGTATCTGACTCATCcataatattttccaacgttttgaaattttcatcaataaaAGAATTATCAAAGAATACGTTCTTGAACTTCTCATCAAAAGATGCAAttgttgcaaatttttccaCTAGCTCATCCACATCCTTAGCATTAGTTCCAATAGTAATTGTTGTAGTTGTAGATGTTGTTGTCTGTTTAATATGAGCTCTAAACTCCTTGATCAATGCATTCACGTAGTTTTTGAAACTATTATTGCAatcaatttgtattatGTGGCCTCTTAGGTAGGGTGCCTTCGGTTTCAGGATTGTCTGTGTACTGGGAGTGGGAGGGGAGGAGGGCTTAGTACTTTTACCTTCTTTACTTTCTTCTCGTGTCGCCTTTCCGCTTGTTTCTTGTGTCGTCCCACTGGTGGTGGACGATGTTGGGCTATTCAATTCAAAGTAAATGCCGTTGATCAAATTTCTTATGTGGTTAATGTAACGGAAGTTTAGTATGAGAGAGGATAGCATGGTCTTGGCAGCTTCGTTATTTATACGCAAACTGTGCTTGAATAACTCATCTAAAACAAATTCAAGGTCCTCTATAAACCCACTGGTCATTGATATAAACCTCATCAATTCTTCCTCATTCAAGGCATTTTTACCAGCTTTGGACTTCTCCTCATTCAAGAAAGCTATGAATGCGTTGAAACGGGGGAGCATGCGTACGGCAGTCTCTGTGAAAGATGCATCTCTGAGCATAACGTCATTGAACAACTTGCCCAATCTTGATAAGGTAGGCATAAACACATTGGAAGAGAGTATCGACAAGTACTTTTCTGCACTGGGATTGGATAGAGCGCTGCCTTTATTTTCTCCATCCACACAACTAGTCTTGACCTTCAATGCATCTAGTGCATTGTATGCCCTGGTAAACAGCTTATTGATATGGTATATAGAATTCAACACTGAGAAAACAAAAGAAAAGCCCCTGGCATTGGGAGATGAACTTTCAGGAGATGATTCTTCAATAGGGAAGGCACCGTAAATGGAATAAGTAACACCATGCTTCCCATTCTCAATTGAGTATAGCTTGCCAAGACTGACATTTTCACTATCAGTATAAAAGAGGGTGACTATCTTGTTGGTTGGACGCATAAACCCATTGGATAGTATCAATTCCTTGTAGTTGGTTTCGAATCCAATTGAACTAGTGGAGGCACCTTTCATGGTCAGCATTTTGTGTTTAGTCAACCCAGATCCAATGTAATCGGCTGTTATTTCAGGTCCCTGTACGAGTGCAAAATCACGTTTATCATTCTCAAGTTGCATATATCTCAACAATTCATAGTCTCCACTTGGACCGTAGTTAGTTATAATACCAACACTGGCAAGGCTCTTGTCACCCATGGTAACCCTCTCGATGAAGATTGAGTGGATAAACCCAATGGAGAATGCAGGTAGGGTAAGGTTGCCAATCGTAATTCTGCCGAAGGCAGTATCATGCCTTAACACGTTATCAATGTAAAAGTGGATTGATTCAACTCTACGATGCATACCATCATTGATTGGTTTGGGAAATGGATGATCATTTTCCTTCATAATAACTTGTAAGTTGGATTTAATAGTACCATCATTGGTATTTGTTTTCTGTGCACAGGATGTAATTTCAGTTGAAGTTTTACTagatttgtaaattttctTGAATACCTCACGCAACTTCGTAGTCCTAATATGGTTGATCTCTTTCAACAAAAGGCCAGAATTTTTAGGTACGCACAATTCTTCGCCGTATAATGAGTAGGCAACTCCGTTAGGAAGCTTCTcgatataataattaatgaGTTCGTCATCAAAAATCACTGTAAATGGAACTTCAAAGTCAACAAGACGCTTATTATGCATGTGGGTGGTGATCCATGGCGACGGAAGTGTGTCCGTAGAGGCATGTTCGATGTATGTTGGGGCATTTGGTTCGAACGGGGTCATTGAGCCTATAAACTCCCTAGAGAAGAATTTTGATATCATAGTGCCATCCTTGTTGAAAGTAATTATTTCTATTGAATTCAAGTTCTCATCAAAGGTAGCAAATGTCCTGGCTGTCTCCTTGACTTCAACGAGCTGATTGCCAAACTTCAGAGCCAACACTTTTAATTGGGGGGGGCGGACGGTAGCAGATTTTACCGTGTTGGTCAGGTCAGTGAGTTCGATGGCTGAAATAAAGTTACCAATTTTGGAATTCAAATCGAGATCTAAATAACCCTCGATAATTCCATCGGCAGTAGTATTCATCTTGACAAAtattgatgatattatatccAATGGATCTTGTGTGGTGTGAGTTAAACCAACAACAGTCGGGGTTTCTGAAAGAATCACCTTTTCCAAAGTCAATTTGAAATGATCATCAAGGGTGATCACTGCCATTTTGGTATCATTCTCATGTTCTACTATACTTATCTGCACGACTGCCGATTTCTCTGGAATATGCAGTTGCACATTGCCAAAAGCAGGTATCATCTTGTGCGTTAGTTTAAATTGGTCCTTCAACTTGTAGACTCCATTCTTAAGCACCACCTCCTGTGGAACACTGGTTGATTTCAAATCAACAATGATACTAGTTAGACGTTCCGGAAGGGCATTTATTGAATTACCCCTACCAAGAATGCTTAATACTGCAGATAAACGTGCAAGAGCTGTGGATGAAATAGTCTCACttatcatcaaaaatttctTAATCTTGCTGATAATTGTTTTGATGTTCACATTGGTATTGGGGGTAGAAGGGGTTACTGTGGCATCGGATGTTTCCTGAGAGTTTATAGCCTCAAgctcatttttaatttcttCTAACGGTGCAACAAGGCTTCTAATTGTTGTTTGATCCAGCTTTAACTCGTCGAAGGTGTCATCAAATAATGATGAACTTGATATACCTCCTGTAACTCCAGCTTTCAATGAGTGAGATTTTATGTCAGAAATCAAACCCTCAATAAATGACAAAGATTCCTTCACCTTGTTTCCGAGCAACAAATCGCTAAATGATCCTGAATCGGTAGCTTTACATTTGCTACAATCCACAGTgtaatcaaatatatccTCGTATTTGGTTGATACAAGAAAAATGTGCTCAATGGCTTGCAAATACGCCACCTTCACAAGATACATATTGGGATTCGAAAACATGGCTATAATATCGTCCATAGACGTTGTGGTCCTGTCTAATGAGTTGTATTCATTTGTTCGCGATTCCGTTATGTCGAATGATATACCATCTACTTTTGAATGGTATATTAAACGTGTGGTGAGACCACTGAGGGATTTcttcaacaaataaacatCATCTTTGGTAACTTTGTTTCGAGTGATAGCAATGTTACCTTGAATAGTCGTTATCAATGATTTCAATGAAGAAATAGAAGTTTCTTCGTTGTCAGGGGCAGTTTCTGTGTTTTTGACACTACTGGCGCTATCAACAATGCCGTCTAAAACTGTTATTAATCTGTTAAGTTGGCCTGTTAGTCCGCTGTACTTGCTGCTTGCACTAGACGAAGAGGGATTTTCGAGTAATTCCAGcattaattcattaagCCCAGTAGATATTATTGGAATAAATTTCAGGATGGAAAAAAATTTGGATTGCAAGGTGGGAGTACCATCCGATGGAGGGAGCAAATCGAAAAAGAATAATTCAGTTCCATCTGCATTAACTTCTTTGTTGGTTATAATTGTCGAATTATTCAATCCATCatgtattatttgcaattcAGATCCTTTTGAAATGAGGAGATCATTAAGTTTGCACTGAGGCTTGTtgaattttgacaattctGTGCCCTGATAAATGGTTTCGGTGTAGTGAAGGCCAGGAACACTTGTGGGTAATTTTAGTGATGTATTGGTAATAACATCAACATCAAGTTTGAAATCCGTCTCTAATTTGTAAGAAACGTGGGCGTCTGCTGTTACAACTGGAGTGAACACAAAACTATTGTAATCGCCAGATGGGCCATAACTAGCAATGATAGATACTTGTAAAGGAGTTTGTATTTCGTCAAAATCTTCAGAGTTAATCACTTTTTCTACTGTAATCGAGTGAATTACGCCCAAAGAAAATGGTGGGAGATTTATCTTATGAAAACGTATATTTCCAAAAGTCATCATGCGTTTGGCCAATGGACTCAAGAAAAAAACAACAGAATCCACATTTCCAGTTTCAGAATTAATGTGGATCGAATGTTTCACACCTGTTGGTAGTAAAATGTTGTGATGATTCAATTCGAATAAATCAGAAGGTATAGAAAAATCTACTTTTTGAAACATAACAAAATGGGTTGGAATCCAAGGTACAGTGTCAAAAGCTTTCgatatatcattataaGCAGAACCTACTTTCTTAAactttttaataatatgttcGCCGAAACATCCAGTAGTATACAACTCAATCAATTCACCATtagatgataatttgacgattatatattgtgaagttatatttattggtattattatttcacCAATCTTAACTTCGccaatgtaaaatttggaatCTGGATTGTTGGTGTACAACACGCTCCCATCACTGAgagataattttaaaaattcgTCATCATTGGCAGTAGAAATATCAAAAGTTTTGTAAGTTATGTCATTGAGTGTATAAGTGCTACTTCTATTTTGAGGAATAATAAATCCTGGGTCATCTCTCAAAACAAATCTGTTAGATTGTAAGCCAGATTGCTCATAGTAAACGGTTGAAGTATAATTCGAAGTCTTATCTTGAATCCTAACAACAATCAAAGGATACTTATTGGTGTATGAGACGGTCCTAGTGATAACATCCATGGAATGCggaattaattgattacCAAATATTACACAACCGATAGAAAATCCTGTAGCTGGGGTAACTTTGGTAAAGATTCCATCAGTAGAAAAAACGTAAATAGAAGAAAGATCCTCTGGAACTTGATCAACAAATCCAATTTCGTTTATGTTAagatttacaatttttgtgGCAGCAGCATTTTGTGTGGTATCCAGAGATGGAGAAATTGTTGTTGGAGATCcattatttgatgataGAGTGGTAGTGGTCGTTCCAGAAGTGGTAGTGACTGCTGAAGTAGTTATTGAACTTATTACACCCTCACGGTTATCACCGGTACCTGTAGCTCCTCTAGTGTTTGCTGCTAGAGTTATAATGGATCTGTTTAACAAACAGGCAAACACCACGAAGTAAGAGGGTATATGCCTGTGTGCATTCATAATAGGTAAACATGTGTGAATCAATGTGTGTATGAGTGTAACTCGTCTGTTTACACAACAATGGAGCGACTAATATGGTGCTAAGGATCTAATCAGTATTGTTATCCCAAATAGCATAGGGGAATCAATGTTTTTGAAAGTCCCCATACAATACATCTGTGGCGTTATATGCTTTTacttaataatttataaatgtattgatTCTCTCTAATTGTaacttaattttatttattatttttatataaattttaaaaatgtaaatggTAGCCGTTTAATTCGTATACGTGTCCGGCATGAGTCTAATCATAATGATTCggtatatacatatttaattagtacttttgttgtaaattatgtttCATTGATTGcgaataatgatttatttaatatattaactgttatttaatttgaaatacaaatttattttcggAATTAATGAAACAACGGGGATGAGCCTCATATTGTTTCATCTTCATGGCCGTGAAGGCCCGATCTTTGGTGCACTATCATTTGTcatgattatttatatgcaCTATTGTTttgttttttgaatttcttgaaatttgcaacatttatttttgatgtttGAAGTTGCTGGTCTCTGTTGAGATCTTAATTCCTTTATTATTTCTGGATGGGTTTAGGTGGTTTAAGTGCCTGTGTGATCTTACTTTCTGTTCTAACGTTTGGAAAATAGTCAAGTATGCCGCTTGTATCAAAAAGTCCTGAAAAAAGATAGAATGCCGCTCCAGCCGCGGTCAGTAGTATTAGAACTAGTAAAACTGTTAGAAATATCGTTAATTTTGATCGATTCCCTTTTATATGTTCTGAATCATAAACCATTTTTGAATCTGGATTTATTTGtgtaatacaataatatctAACTGAGAATGGAAATTTTCAGGATCtatgaattaatttttttctcttgatgatatttatgGTAAATCTATCTCATTACCAAAATGCATTGTAAGAATTTTTCTTTGATCTAAGAGATTTTTTGTTTGgttattttatcaattcgTTACATGATCgttagtatatatttttgttaatgAATAATACTGTTTTGTACATAAATCTAATTAAAAACATacattgaataaattatcatatattttttaaacgtGGACTTATGTATtatcataattattacatttttaattattaaaatctAGTAATGGTTGGTCTGAATATTCATTGAAATTATCAGTAGTtttaaaatgtattatatataactataaatttgttagttGTATTGtagaaattaattgtaacaAATCGTGATACTAACTATAATCAATcatcaattaaaaatgtaatgATATGGTCATTTGaatgaataattaatttaaatctTTAAGGATTAAATGATGAACTTATAATGATAGTCAATCATCATAAGGCTTTTGGtatatctaatattatgTAACACTTAACCATTTCATTAATCAAACTGGATGTTTTACCTTGCAtcaatgatatattttatttaaaacaattatagttaaatttggggatataaaaatgttagtTATACTATCAACCTAAtttttatgttatatattttattcatTCATGCCAATATCAATAAACCAATAGCAAGCattattcaattgatacaaattattttaaagttgatatataatcttatatttatgcaattgtgcaaatttgaagtggcaaaatacaataacaattaaaatacCAATATAagtaaaataattctatatgaaaatttaagatagtaaattataaaattccTAATATAACGggttaaaattataatataataattaaaatgaaTCGAGtttttcatatatttattaatttaagcGTAAATACTTGATTATGTCGCTTTGAACACAATGATGAACAACTAATTGTTAAATGTAGATAttagataaaaatataccaACGGgacataaatataatattaaaattagtcGCCTCGAATTAATCTAagattataataaataattttgattcaTCTTATTATGAAATAACAAACGATAACATGCGTATCAAGGAGACCAATTGTATGTTCGTTGAAGTATATTTTGCAGCAAATAAggtttaaatatataattcaacaACTAACAATATGGAGAGTTGAAATgtcatttaaaaatgaaaataataataatttatagccaatttttatatatgtaagtAATGCTGTGAGAATTGATTTGGGtaattttgttcaaatacCTAATCACCTAACTGGATAAATcctaattaaaattgaatgattaaAAATCGATTGTAACTTAATCgtcatcaaaatttatatcagtTATACTAATAGACATATGAGATGATTGATACTGTGATTATAAGATACTGTGCCTACTAAACACATCAACTGACAACAATACATATAGTTAGACTAATGAAGgtattaatttgataatcatatacattaagtctattaatatatttatatccatATAACTCGAAACTCATACTTATTTAAATTCTATGTAACGAGGCATATTCATCATACTGTTGAACTaacaattatcacataaataaaatacatagtAATAAATGATGCGGTTAGAAACAATATctaacatttataattatagtatctttaattgttatagaATAATCAAGTTCTTTAATGTATAGTATgcattgttataatatacaatattatcataacCTCCACGACGTAGCCAGATGTATACATATCaatgctaaattatatattattgcaCTTATgcattttgtatatataatatataaccaTTCGTATCATATAAAAGTATATGGCATATTAACTAAttcatatacatatatataacatatatttacaacactgtattataatacaaaCACATCAATCACATCTCAAGTTGACATACATTGTTCCTTTGTCACATACACTATCTTACAcacattaatattgtattcATAATACTAATCTTAATAGGTATATGTTTTGAttatactatatatatcaagTTAATTGTTctgatatataatacaaatatagtATCATAATTGCGTTACAAttgttgtaattatatattcaatggTATTGTGAGTATAAATTACATGAAATAATCACTCAACACTATGTTTGTGCgtcatatattatgtattgtttaatattatatcaagTGAACTTTCATAAATTAGAATTATCGAAATTGATAGAAtcacatataatattataccacaatcaattaatttgtacacCAATGtcattattaataatatttatatgtaaatattaaaatctGGACCAAATGCGATTATTAAACAACTATTACGCACATAAATCTAAGTCAATGCtatataatgttaataacaatatgtaACGGtaataatgaataaatCATACTCTATTCGTTGATATACTATTATGATACAACATAACTATAATAGATAACTTAATGAAGTATTATATCttgttattttatgtattttttacaacattGCAATTCATCTACTCTAAATCTATAGATAAAGTAAATTACGTTTATAATAGGTAGagtattaaacaaatatattccTCACGCATAAATAAAAAAGCgatatttaccaatttacTAGTATATTGGTCTACAATCATAGTAACACAGTTATTGATTGGTTAAATATAGTATAGCGTGTAGTCTTACATCTAGGGTAGTATATAACAGGCAACTATTATAGTTGGTGTCAATTTGTGACATagaaatttattatatattcatgaGTACATATAGATGACTTGAGTACAAATGTATTTATGGATATAATTTCAGTCttcaatattattaaacagaatttatattaataaaaacatatataattaatttgcacaatggatttaaaatgatgataatagattaatttattacagtaaataattaaaaaatatacaatattaaataaaatataataattaaacaaacTTAAATAGTAtttcaaacaattaatttaatattatttaatttcaaattaattaattatattataattaatatatattacagtaaataattaaaaaatatacaatattaaataaaatataataattaaaataaacttagataatatttcaaacaattaatttaatattatttaatttcaaattaattatataattatatatattattaaatataatatatataaaataatatctaataataattattatttgtattaaattattataattaattaatatttattaatataatttaatataaataatataattaaattaataaatgaattgatttatatataataatattattaaattattttcattatttataaataattttagcaaattaaaacaatttactaatttcaatattatattttaaaattaatttaattattatgaatatatatttaaatataatatttatattatatttaaatatataaaattaataatgaaaaaatagatcaaaataaactatattacaataataaatatttaaaaattaaaattaaatttatttaattattttgtctattaatttaataattatttgattttaatataaatataatatcaattacaaaattacatatagataataattataattaaatttaaattaataataatatataatttaatattcaattatatacataataaattaatatatatgtaaataaataatactttATTTTTCacaaaacaaatattacaatttataattttaatataataaacaattattaattaagatatttataacaaacaaAGTTGTCTATATCagttttatttttaacataattataaattatgatattatattgttatatttaatttatataaactTTTATCTGGATATAACTTCTTGCCTACAAgtctaattatatatatatatatgtctACATCATAATCATTTCTTATGTATGAGATCTATTTACCATATAATCCCCCAAACTCTGGCATTTCACACTCTAGGAAAACATGCCTTAAATCACTGGCCCCTAAAGCTTTTACACGACCCGAATATAATGGAATTCACATCAGACCCTAAACTCggatatttgattaaaagGTATGTTTTAAGATGATTTTAGAAATACAGAGAATCTACCGTTGGAACCAATTAAGGCCGCCAGAATACAGAACAAGCATGTCAAATCTAGATACGACTATATTTCAACTCCCGAAAGTATGAGATTAATTTGTAACTAAGAACATAAaggaaaatttttacacaatgACAAACAACTAAATTCAAAGTCCGTTATACGCATTAAGGCTGGTTCTGCTAAAGGGAAAAAAATACACTTACCCAGAGTACCTTTACGTCCTATGATGAGTAGAGTATAACATAGAACAATTTAGGTGAAAGATGCAGTATTCTCTATTATACAGCATATGGGATTTTTTGCTTTAGGAAGGGAAACAaagtaatatataatttgatactAGTGTTTTAGACCTTTTTTGTGGAACAGGTTCACTTGGCATTGAAGCATTGTCAAGAGGGGCAAAATATTCTACCTTTGTGGACCTAGATAATGCTTGCTGTGAGgtatatgtataaatatataggCTACTAGTCACAACCTCAGAGAATTAAGATTAAATGAAAAATCTAGGGTTATTAGAGCGGATGCTATGgtatttactaattttatgaaGGAGATTTTGAATAGTCCATGGCTAATGAGCTTAGATGACATCTTCGATATAGCATTCATATGTCCTCCGTATGAGCGGATAGTGTATGGGGATTTAATTGAGGTAAATTTCAACTTATTCCTTTTAGAGCGTTGCAACTACTAGATTGTTTAAACAGGGTTCAATAATAGTTTTGGAATACCCAAAAGAATTGGGATTTTTACCACAAGTAATTTAGACAAAACTTAGTCCATACACAATGGAGAACTAATTGGATTAAGGAATCGCAAATTTGGCAGAACTACGATAGCAATTTATGTTAAAAACCCTGATAAtgaaacaaaattattggCATCCAAAAGGACGAAGGAGTTTCGTCTAGGAAAGGAAAAAATTCATAGTTTAGGAGTAGTATCAAGTCCATCCAATCCTTAATCCAAAGAGAGTGGCTCCAATGAAGAAGTAAAGGACAAAAAAGCTTTTGATGAGGATGGAATATGTTGTATTCTTTTTAATCAGCATtgatatatgtataaaaaatatgtggTGTGATAATGTTTGTCTCATGAAAACTTCGCAGTGAGCGTATATAAGAAAGGTGATAAAAGTAAAGAagaatgaaataaaataacCAATCTCATGCGATTTTAAACAagaaaaatttattttaatagaTCTAATTTTAGATATTATTAGTTCAATTGCAGGTATAAACACAGGCAATGCATAACCAAGCCTATGAATTCGTTCCGGTTCCTTCAATACCCATAGAAAACTCACGTCCCAATATT encodes:
- a CDS encoding Conserved hypothetical protein 95 (overlaps_old_locusTagID:BBM_III07540;~overlaps_old_locusTagID:BBM_III07545), whose translation is MRSIYHIIPQTLAFHTLGKHALNHWPLKLLHDPNIMEFTSDPKLGYLIKRNTENLPLEPIKAARIQNKHVKSRYDYISTPEKHKGKFLHNDKQLNSKSVIRIKAGSAKGKKIHLPRVPLRPMMSRVKDAVFSIIQHMGFFALGRETNVLDLFCGTGSLGIEALSRGAKYSTFVDLDNACCEATSHNLRELRLNEKSRVIRADAMEILNSPWLMSLDDIFDIAFICPPYERIVYGDLIESVATTRLFKQGSIIVLEYPKELGFLPQSIHNGELIGLRNRKFGRTTIAIYVKNPDNETKLLASKRTKEFRLGKEKIHSLGVVSSPSNP